A single Lactuca sativa cultivar Salinas chromosome 8, Lsat_Salinas_v11, whole genome shotgun sequence DNA region contains:
- the LOC111908630 gene encoding wall-associated receptor kinase 2 has protein sequence MEKRSSSSSRTMPFSRKLHLFLFLFGLAITQSTSQSTTTNTTTADDATTITKAASIAKPGCQSQCGNVTIPYPFGIGPGCFLSYWFEMTCNTTFNPPKPFIGGLPILEISDSTFRITNKVANKCYNPLGNLTEDNPVSTSLGWTSPYTFSQKNQFTLIGCDDFALFLGPLQINFTSGCITLCSRPEEVLNGSCTGVGCCQTSIPKGLKYYYTSVGSMVSNHTTVWPFNPCTYSFMGEKERFTFRGVSDFMDGDFITRTRASVPILVDWVVGNLSCSEARNAGVLACQANTHCIDSDTGAPGYRCICNKGYQGQPYLDPGCQDINECEDPNSNLCEGICTNTPGSYSCSCKDGYVVDEFSNGRGCLVQTSEFPVIKFSLGMGFGFMALLVGITWLYFAFKKRKLIKLRQKLFQQNGGLLLKQRIISTEGSVDSTKVFTAVELEKATNNYAEDRILGRGGYGTVYKGIFSNGQVVAIKKSRVMDESQIEQFINEVIILTQVNHRNVVKLLGCCLESEVPLLVYEYVSNGTLFNHIHDKGTNWLSLENRLRVAAESAGALSYLHSATSTPVIHRDVKSANILLDENYTTKIADFGASRLVPIDQTQVTTLVQGTLGYLDPEYFHTSQLTEKSDVYSFGVVLAELLTGRKPLCMERTEEERNLTTYFVMALKENRLFQILDPRVVREGSLDQLQEIGELVKRCVKLTSDERPTMKEVATQLEGLRKFTQHPWANQGDEENTSLIHTENEQEDLYGESINPYSTTVELSSGFSIDSSLVYSTHMPR, from the exons ATGGAAAAAAGATCATCCTCTTCGTCAAGAACAATGCCGTTCTCCAGAAAACTTCATTTATTTCTGTTCTTGTTTGGTCTAGCAATCACACAGTCTACATCCCaatcaaccaccacaaacaccaCCACCGCCGATGACGCCACCACCATCACAAAAGCCGCCAGCATAGCGAAGCCCGGCTGCCAAAGTCAATGTGGAAACGTAACAATTCCATATCCCTTCGGTATCGGTCCCGGTTGCTTTCTAAGCTACTGGTTCGAAATGACCTGCAACACCACTTTCAACCCTCCAAAACCCTTCATCGGTGGCCTCCCAATACTTGAAATCTCGGATTCCACTTTCCGAATCACTAACAAAGTGGCAAACAAATGTTACAATCCTCTCGGAAATCTCACCGAAGACAATCCCGTTTCCACAAGTCTCGGTTGGACATCACCCTACACGTTCTCCCAAAAAAACCAGTTCACTTTAATCGGATGCGATGATTTCGCCTTGTTCTTAGGCCCACTACAAATAAACTTCACCAGCGGCTGCATCACATTGTGTTCACGACCTGAGGAGGTGCTCAACGGCTCGTGCACCGGCGTCGGATGCTGTCAGACGTCGATACCAAAAGGACTCAAATACTACTACACTTCTGTTGGTAGTATGGTGTCGAATCACACCACAGTCTGGCCTTTTAATCCATGTACTTACTCGTTTATGGGTGAGAAAGAACGGTTTACGTTTCGTGGGGTATCGGATTTTATGGACGGTGATTTCATTACCCGGACCAGGGCTAGTGTTCCGATATTGGTGGACTGGGTAGTCGGAAACTTGAGCTGCAGTGAGGCTAGAAACGCCGGCGTCTTGGCTTGCCAAGCAAACACTCATTGTATCGATTCGGATACCGGAGCTCCGGGATACAGATGCATTTGTAATAAAGGCTATCAGGGTCAGCCATATCTTGATCCAGGCTGTCAAG ATATCAATGAATGTGAAGATCCCAACAGTAATCTATGCGAGGGGATCTGTACCAACACTCCTGGAAGTTACTCGTGTTCTTGCAAAGATGGCTACGTTGTAGATGAATTTAGCAACGGTCGAGGTTGTCTTGTTCAAACTTCGGAGTTCCCAGTTATCAAATTCTCCCTAG GTATGGGATTTGGTTTTATGGCCCTTTTAGTCGGAATAACATGGCTGTATTTTGCCTTCAAGAAGAGGAAGCTTATCAAACTCCGACAAAAACTGTTTCAGCAAAACGGTGGTTTACTACTGAAACAACGAATCATTAGCACCGAAGGCAGCGTTGACTCAACAAAAGTCTTCACCGCCGTGGAGTTAGAAAAAGCCACCAACAACTACGCTGAAGACAGAATCTTGGGTCGTGGTGGCTACGGAACTGTATACAAAGGTATTTTTAGCAACGGTCAAGTCGTTGCTATTAAGAAGTCTCGTGTAATGGATGAATCCCAAATCGAACAGTTCATCAATGAAGTCATTATCCTAACACAAGTCAACCATCGGAATGTTGTCAAGCTCTTGGGATGTTGTTTAGAGAGTGAGGTCCCGTTGCTAGTTTATGAATATGTTTCAAATGGAACTCTCTTTAATCATATTCATGACAAAGGCACAAATTGGTTATCATTGGAGAATCGTTTAAGAGTAGCTGCAGAATCGGCTGGTGcactttcatatcttcattccgCAACATCAACCCCCGTGATTCATCGAGACGTGAAGTCTGCAAACATATTATTAGACGAAAATTATACAACAAAAATCGCGGATTTTGGGGCATCAAGATTAGTCCCCATAGATCAAACACAAGTTACAACACTTGTTCAAGGAACTTTAGGGTACTTGGATCCTGAGTACTTCCATACAAGTCAGTTAACTGAAAAGAGCGATGTTTATAGCTTTGGAGTTGTGTTAGCTGAGCTTTTAACAGGGAGAAAACCGTTGTGTATGGAAAGAACCGAGGAAGAAAGGAATTTGACGACATATTTTGTAATGGCGCTAAAAGAAAACCGTTTGTTTCAAATTCTTGATCCTAGAGTTGTAAGGGAAGGAAGCCTAGATCAACTTCAGGAAATTGGTGAGCTTGTGAAAAGATGTGTTAAGCTTACTAGCGATGAGCGTCCTACGATGAAAGAAGTGGCCACTCAACTTGAAGGTTTGCGGAAGTTTACTCAACATCCATGGGCGAATCAAGGGGATGAAGAAAACACGAGCTTGATACACACCGAGAATGAACAAGAGGATCTTTATGGTGAGTCGATTAATCCGTATTCTACTACAGTTGAACTCTCTTCGGGTTTTAGTATCGATAGTAGTCTCGTTTATTCCACACATATGCCCCGATGA